One stretch of Eggerthella lenta DSM 2243 DNA includes these proteins:
- a CDS encoding sensor histidine kinase, translated as MGRAPRTSARDRRTRRPAGFARFFTKQLLLFVALALLIVVIDFFLYAVIAYRESNSNFNDGTPASTTRAVDQALEQDADGSWTLGENGLEALGQQDAWALVIGTDGAVAWSQDKPEDVPDRFSVNDVAMAAHYAAVADYPAFFWDRDDGLLVVGFPKNEFWTMTLTYPASTVRNFPLYVLLIFAVDLGILYTIYAVSRRRTQNAVAPIAEALDALSDGRAAELHLKGDLRDIGDQITETSAVIEQKDAARASWIRGISHDIRTPLSMILGYADALVQDEGAAEEARASARVIRAQGLKIKDLVTDLNTASQLDYDMQPMRLERVHAARLLRTVAAAHANSGLDEAHPIELDIAEDALNAVVLGDERLLTRAVENAISNARLHNEQGCTISVELALRDNAYCTIRVSDDGAGIAAADLAALEARLARSRTARSAAGSFNRDHGLGLVLVDRIARAHEGSLSLDGAPGEGFSVTLALPLA; from the coding sequence ATGGGCCGCGCCCCTCGCACATCTGCTCGAGACCGTCGCACAAGGCGACCGGCGGGCTTCGCGCGCTTCTTCACCAAGCAGCTGCTGCTGTTCGTGGCGCTGGCGCTGCTCATCGTGGTCATCGACTTCTTCCTGTACGCCGTCATCGCCTACCGGGAATCGAACTCGAACTTCAACGACGGCACGCCCGCGTCCACGACGCGCGCAGTCGACCAAGCTCTCGAGCAGGATGCCGACGGCTCATGGACGCTTGGGGAGAACGGCCTGGAGGCGCTCGGCCAGCAGGACGCCTGGGCGCTCGTCATCGGGACGGACGGCGCGGTGGCCTGGTCGCAGGACAAGCCGGAGGACGTGCCCGACCGGTTCAGCGTGAACGACGTGGCGATGGCAGCGCATTATGCGGCCGTCGCCGACTATCCGGCGTTTTTCTGGGATCGGGACGACGGCCTGCTGGTCGTGGGTTTCCCGAAGAACGAGTTCTGGACGATGACGCTCACCTACCCCGCGTCGACCGTGCGCAACTTCCCGCTGTACGTGCTGCTGATATTCGCAGTCGACCTCGGGATCTTGTACACCATCTACGCGGTGTCGCGTCGCCGGACGCAAAACGCCGTGGCTCCCATCGCCGAAGCGCTCGACGCGCTGTCTGACGGGCGCGCGGCCGAGCTGCACCTCAAAGGGGATCTGCGCGACATCGGCGACCAGATCACCGAGACGAGCGCCGTCATCGAGCAGAAGGACGCCGCGCGCGCAAGCTGGATTCGCGGCATCTCCCACGACATCCGCACGCCGCTGTCGATGATTCTCGGCTACGCCGACGCGCTCGTGCAGGACGAGGGCGCAGCCGAAGAGGCGCGCGCAAGCGCGCGGGTCATCAGAGCGCAGGGGCTCAAGATCAAGGACCTCGTCACCGATCTCAACACCGCCTCGCAGCTGGACTACGACATGCAGCCGATGCGCCTGGAACGCGTGCATGCGGCGCGCCTGCTGCGCACCGTGGCGGCCGCGCATGCGAACAGCGGGCTGGACGAAGCGCATCCTATCGAGCTCGACATCGCAGAGGACGCGCTGAACGCGGTGGTGCTGGGGGACGAGAGGCTGCTCACGCGCGCGGTGGAGAACGCCATCTCCAACGCGCGGCTGCACAACGAGCAGGGATGCACGATCAGCGTCGAACTGGCGCTGCGAGACAACGCGTACTGCACGATCCGCGTGAGCGACGACGGTGCTGGAATCGCGGCTGCCGACCTCGCCGCGCTCGAAGCGCGCCTCGCGCGCTCGCGCACGGCGCGCAGCGCGGCTGGGTCGTTCAACCGCGATCACGGCCTGGGGCTCGTTCTGGTCGACCGCATCGCCCGCGCGCACGAGGGATCGCTCTCCCTCGACGGCGCGCCGGGCGAAGGCTTCTCCGTGACCCTCGCCCTCCCGCTGGCGTAG
- a CDS encoding ABC transporter ATP-binding protein, producing the protein MDARDVGASTVVEVRALSKRYGAEGRKHDGSVTQALDRVSFAVACGEFTGIMGPSGSGKSTLLNCLATIDKPSSGTIVVGGRDVTALAGKELAKFRREDLGFIFQDSNLLDTLTAYENIALALTIQKAPVREIDPRVREAARTLGIEDVLQKYPYQMSGGQKQRVAAARATVTRPHLVLADEPTGALDSKSARQLLESLAHLNERGSTILMVTHDSFSASYCNRIVFIKDGGLYGELRRNGTERSAFYRRIVDVVSSMGGAGEDDAADEVTRHAC; encoded by the coding sequence ATGGATGCAAGGGACGTCGGCGCGTCGACGGTGGTGGAGGTGCGCGCTCTCAGCAAGCGCTACGGCGCCGAGGGGCGCAAGCACGACGGCAGCGTGACGCAGGCGCTCGACCGCGTGAGCTTCGCGGTGGCGTGCGGCGAGTTCACCGGCATCATGGGGCCCAGCGGGTCGGGCAAATCGACGCTACTGAACTGCCTGGCCACCATCGACAAGCCGTCGAGCGGCACCATCGTCGTCGGCGGGCGCGACGTGACCGCGCTCGCTGGCAAGGAGCTGGCGAAGTTCCGGCGCGAGGACCTGGGCTTCATCTTCCAGGACTCGAACCTGCTGGACACGCTCACGGCGTACGAGAACATCGCGCTGGCGCTGACCATCCAGAAGGCGCCCGTGCGCGAGATCGACCCGCGCGTGCGTGAGGCGGCGCGCACGCTGGGCATCGAGGATGTGCTGCAGAAGTACCCCTACCAGATGTCCGGCGGCCAGAAGCAGCGCGTGGCCGCGGCGCGCGCCACGGTGACCCGCCCGCATCTTGTGCTGGCCGACGAGCCCACCGGCGCGCTCGATTCGAAATCGGCGCGCCAGCTGCTCGAATCGCTTGCGCACCTCAACGAGCGGGGATCCACCATCCTCATGGTCACGCACGACTCGTTCTCGGCCAGCTACTGCAACCGCATCGTGTTCATCAAGGATGGCGGCCTGTACGGCGAGCTGCGCCGTAACGGCACGGAGCGTTCGGCGTTCTACCGCCGCATCGTGGACGTGGTCTCCAGCATGGGCGGCGCGGGCGAGGACGATGCCGCGGACGAGGTGACGCGCCATGCTTGCTAG
- a CDS encoding response regulator transcription factor: protein MTGAFGMVETHLRGKRILLVDDERELADMVATILHGAGFASVDIANSSAEALSSIAARSASPEHAYQLFVLDVMMPGMDGFELLGRIRQLPAHTSTPALFLTAKDEPFDRVSGLTLGADDYIAKPFLPQELVLRIAAVLRRCYAAENPLLELAASRVNFATAEVERADGQTVPLTAKEHEILSVLARNAGRIVTIDSLCEACWGTSFGYENSLMAHIRRLREKIEADPSAPVSLVTARGLGYKLVERG from the coding sequence ATGACCGGCGCATTCGGCATGGTGGAGACGCACTTGCGCGGCAAGCGCATCCTGCTGGTGGACGACGAGCGCGAGCTGGCCGACATGGTGGCCACCATCTTGCACGGCGCGGGGTTCGCCTCCGTCGACATCGCGAATTCCAGCGCCGAAGCGCTCTCCTCGATCGCGGCGCGCAGCGCCTCCCCCGAGCACGCGTACCAGCTGTTCGTGCTCGACGTGATGATGCCCGGCATGGACGGCTTCGAGCTGCTCGGACGCATCCGTCAGCTGCCCGCGCACACCTCGACGCCCGCGCTGTTCCTCACGGCGAAAGACGAGCCTTTCGATCGCGTGTCGGGACTCACGTTGGGCGCCGACGATTACATCGCGAAGCCGTTTCTGCCCCAAGAGCTGGTGCTGCGCATCGCCGCCGTGCTGCGCCGCTGCTATGCCGCCGAGAACCCGCTGTTGGAGCTGGCTGCGAGCCGCGTGAACTTCGCCACCGCCGAGGTGGAGCGCGCCGACGGGCAGACGGTGCCGCTCACCGCCAAAGAACACGAGATCCTGAGCGTGCTCGCGCGCAACGCCGGGCGCATCGTCACCATCGATTCCCTGTGCGAGGCGTGCTGGGGCACGTCGTTCGGCTACGAGAACTCGCTCATGGCGCACATCCGTCGCCTGCGCGAGAAGATCGAGGCAGACCCGTCGGCGCCGGTTTCGCTCGTCACGGCGCGCGGACTGGGCTACAAGCTGGTCGAGCGCGGCTAG
- a CDS encoding DegV family protein yields the protein MDTSRIALVIDSCTDVPPADVERYGMYVVPLQVNYERESFLDKVTITPQQVYDRFSEEIPTTSTPTPAIAREVLQRVVDDGYEQAVIVTISSGLSATCELMRSITVGMPELDCCIVDTKNIGMGAGLVALAVARRLADGATLDDLRRDSERIVESTKVFFCVDTLEYLHKGGRIGNVTYAVGSLLDMRPVITCNEKGVYCTVAKAKGRRQSLKKAMRCAEEAAARYPRCTMAVVNGDAAAEAAEVKHELEQRVHNVDAWYEGQISPVLVVHTGPGLIGIGVCGA from the coding sequence ATGGACACCTCTCGCATCGCTCTCGTCATCGACTCGTGCACCGACGTGCCGCCGGCGGACGTCGAGCGGTACGGCATGTACGTCGTGCCGTTGCAGGTGAACTACGAACGCGAGAGCTTTCTCGATAAAGTGACCATCACGCCGCAACAGGTATACGACCGCTTCTCCGAGGAGATCCCCACTACGTCCACGCCGACTCCTGCGATTGCGCGCGAGGTGCTGCAGCGCGTCGTGGACGACGGTTACGAGCAGGCCGTCATCGTCACTATCTCGAGCGGCCTGTCGGCCACATGCGAGCTCATGCGATCGATCACCGTCGGGATGCCCGAGCTGGACTGCTGCATCGTGGACACGAAGAACATCGGCATGGGCGCGGGCTTGGTCGCGCTTGCGGTGGCGCGCAGGCTGGCCGACGGCGCCACGCTCGACGACCTGCGACGCGACAGCGAGCGCATCGTGGAGAGCACGAAGGTGTTCTTCTGCGTGGACACGCTGGAATACCTGCATAAGGGCGGCCGCATAGGCAACGTGACGTACGCGGTGGGCAGTCTGCTGGACATGCGCCCGGTGATCACCTGCAACGAGAAGGGCGTGTACTGCACCGTGGCGAAGGCCAAGGGTCGCCGTCAATCGCTGAAGAAGGCCATGCGCTGCGCCGAGGAGGCAGCGGCGCGGTATCCGCGTTGCACGATGGCCGTGGTGAACGGCGATGCCGCTGCGGAGGCGGCCGAAGTAAAGCACGAGCTGGAGCAGCGCGTGCACAACGTGGACGCCTGGTACGAAGGGCAGATCAGCCCCGTGCTCGTGGTGCATACCGGCCCCGGCCTCATCGGCATCGGCGTCTGCGGAGCGTAA
- a CDS encoding cation:proton antiporter codes for MEEPLEALMLALLLLAAVLVSSVIDQLVPKISSPLIQILLGLGIALLASSQIKIELDDKLFLVLFIAPLLYDEAKNIDKASLWRNRKPVLSLAIGLVLATALVVGFAVHWLVPSISLFAAFALGAALGPTDAVAVASLSKETSISSRSKSILEGESLINDASGIVAFQFAIAAAVTGTFSLVDATADFLFSFFGGILMGIALGYLGNFLVRKVRSWGLENTTFHVLFEVFTPFIVYLVANALHTSGILAVVAAGLVNVISPRIIGPSISRMNIVSTSVWRVLSFALNGVVFVLLGTQLPLAFQGTWESTAVSNDKLIAYVLGLAFIVIFARFVWVMAMEWVHSRAERADRPFGLENVRTAAVMTLGGPKGAITLAVAFTISYAVPQRDLMIFMACGVIVVTLLLATFVVPLLAPKKPPTDEDLRCDETEVSIEILRTVIEDLAARQTAENRAATQMVIRSYNDRIARIKSRNDIEDEPNTALRLQAVRWEQELALKLIDDEEIYPIIGYQYLSRLARIENMLKHHRGRWSAQNFMLRLRAIARSGWHRIVAGLPGINVTERVQAIRDLQMQCAEHVVERLQQKLASPESDEPAEDVSTLLLEYQRSITALRNANPSITALTNTASKAQDIERYGLRLELEQIQARYEDGDLCRSSYKRLRENVALMQVDLEDNV; via the coding sequence ATGGAGGAGCCCTTGGAAGCGCTCATGCTCGCCCTGCTCTTGCTGGCGGCCGTCCTCGTCTCGTCGGTCATCGACCAGCTGGTGCCCAAGATCTCCTCGCCCCTCATACAGATCCTGCTTGGCCTCGGCATCGCGCTTCTCGCTTCCTCGCAAATCAAGATCGAACTCGATGACAAGCTGTTCCTCGTGCTGTTCATCGCTCCTTTGCTCTACGACGAGGCCAAGAACATCGACAAGGCATCGCTGTGGCGCAACCGCAAGCCCGTGCTGTCGCTGGCCATCGGACTGGTGCTTGCCACGGCGCTCGTCGTGGGGTTCGCCGTCCACTGGCTCGTGCCGTCCATCAGCTTGTTCGCCGCTTTCGCGCTGGGCGCGGCGCTCGGCCCGACCGATGCCGTGGCGGTAGCGTCGCTTTCCAAGGAAACGAGCATCTCCTCACGTTCCAAGAGCATTCTCGAAGGCGAGTCGCTCATCAACGACGCCTCGGGCATCGTGGCGTTCCAATTCGCCATCGCAGCCGCCGTCACCGGCACGTTCTCCCTCGTCGACGCCACAGCCGACTTCCTGTTCAGCTTCTTCGGCGGTATCCTCATGGGCATCGCCCTGGGCTACCTGGGCAACTTCCTAGTGCGCAAGGTTCGCTCGTGGGGCCTGGAGAACACGACCTTCCACGTGTTGTTCGAGGTGTTCACGCCGTTCATCGTGTACCTTGTGGCCAACGCGCTGCACACGAGCGGCATCCTGGCCGTGGTGGCGGCAGGTCTCGTGAACGTCATCTCGCCGCGCATCATCGGGCCGTCCATCTCGCGCATGAACATCGTCTCGACAAGCGTCTGGCGGGTGCTGTCCTTCGCGCTCAACGGCGTGGTGTTCGTGTTGCTGGGCACGCAGCTGCCGCTCGCCTTTCAAGGAACATGGGAAAGCACGGCCGTTTCGAACGACAAGCTCATCGCGTACGTGCTGGGTCTCGCCTTCATCGTGATCTTCGCACGATTCGTTTGGGTGATGGCCATGGAATGGGTGCACAGCCGCGCCGAACGCGCAGATCGCCCGTTCGGGTTGGAGAACGTGCGCACGGCTGCCGTCATGACCCTGGGCGGCCCGAAAGGAGCCATCACGCTGGCCGTGGCGTTCACCATATCCTACGCGGTGCCGCAGCGCGACCTCATGATATTCATGGCCTGCGGCGTGATCGTAGTAACCCTGCTTCTGGCCACGTTCGTCGTGCCCCTGCTGGCACCGAAGAAGCCGCCCACCGACGAGGACCTGCGCTGCGACGAGACCGAGGTGAGCATCGAGATACTGCGCACCGTCATCGAGGACTTGGCCGCGCGCCAGACCGCCGAGAACCGTGCGGCCACGCAGATGGTGATCCGCTCCTACAACGACCGCATCGCGCGCATCAAAAGCCGCAACGACATCGAGGACGAGCCGAACACGGCCCTGCGCCTGCAAGCGGTGCGCTGGGAGCAGGAGCTCGCGCTCAAGCTCATCGACGACGAGGAGATCTACCCCATCATCGGCTACCAGTACCTCAGCCGCCTCGCCCGCATCGAGAACATGCTGAAGCATCATCGAGGCCGCTGGTCGGCTCAGAACTTCATGCTGCGCCTGCGAGCCATAGCGCGCTCGGGATGGCACCGCATCGTCGCCGGACTGCCCGGCATCAACGTCACGGAACGCGTGCAGGCCATCCGCGATCTGCAGATGCAATGCGCCGAGCACGTGGTGGAGCGCCTGCAGCAGAAGCTGGCCTCCCCCGAATCGGACGAACCGGCCGAGGACGTCAGCACGCTCTTGCTGGAATACCAGCGTTCCATCACGGCCTTGCGCAATGCCAACCCGTCCATCACCGCCCTCACGAACACGGCAAGCAAGGCCCAAGACATCGAACGCTACGGCTTGCGCCTCGAGCTCGAGCAGATCCAAGCGCGCTACGAAGACGGCGACCTGTGCCGATCCTCGTACAAGCGCCTGCGCGAGAATGTCGCCCTGATGCAGGTCGACCTGGAGGACAACGTATAA
- a CDS encoding DUF1836 domain-containing protein — MNDASVSTSTYAEHLVSLHLPRYDEIPSIDLYMDQLVGFLEDTLAPLYQPGEKIITRSMVNNYVKQGVLASAAGKKYTRSHIAYLIVICTLKQTFSIAEIDRLIRMQIASFDTRVAYDYYCDAFEAALRALFAALPTSPKGLMSGENEGDFERDLVLASTAAVAYTLYIKASIAVAGGRPK; from the coding sequence ATGAACGACGCATCCGTCAGCACATCGACCTATGCCGAGCATCTCGTCTCCCTGCACCTCCCTCGCTACGACGAGATACCCTCCATCGACCTGTACATGGACCAACTGGTGGGTTTTCTCGAAGACACGCTGGCTCCGCTGTACCAGCCCGGCGAGAAGATCATCACGCGTTCCATGGTGAACAACTACGTGAAGCAGGGCGTGCTGGCATCGGCCGCAGGCAAGAAGTACACGCGCTCCCACATCGCATACCTCATCGTCATCTGCACCCTTAAGCAGACGTTCTCCATAGCGGAAATCGACCGGCTCATCCGCATGCAAATCGCCAGCTTCGACACGCGCGTGGCCTACGACTACTACTGCGATGCGTTCGAAGCCGCGCTGCGAGCGTTGTTCGCAGCCCTTCCAACCAGCCCGAAAGGCCTGATGAGCGGAGAAAATGAGGGGGATTTCGAGCGGGATCTGGTGCTGGCTTCCACGGCGGCTGTCGCCTACACGCTCTACATCAAAGCGAGCATCGCCGTAGCGGGCGGGCGGCCCAAATAA